CTATGTTTATGAATGAAAAACATGATACTAAAGTGACTCTTTTTTCCAAACAGTCATCCATATGCAAGCCCAAATTACTGGTGCTATTTTATAACCCAATACAAAAATTCTGAAGTTAATCTGATAATTAGTACATGAATGAGAATTAAAATTGAAGAGGACAGTGAAAGGAATTACATTTCATATCTATTACTCTTACTGATCTTTATACATAAGTAATCAAAAGTAGAAACAGTGGATTCTCAAGACAGAATTGTGctatgtgtgtgtccatacacacatgtatgtctaCATGTGTCTTCATTATATGACTAAAGAGGCATCCTAATCATTTGATGGGAGATATAGAACCTATGCTTAATTATTCAAAATAAATTTGTTTACATACCTCTCATTAATACAAAAATCAACTCCATGTAATCTAGTTATGCTATAAACCAAAAAGTCAACCATTAAGAATTAATAGCCATTTAGAAATTAATATTGGTAAGAATTTTTGAAGAAAGAATAATTAAATGTAACTAGTATTTCTTTAAATAatggaatataaatattttacattttattaaagtAGGGGACTAAGTGGATATTTCACAGCAATGTGAAAATAGCCAAAcaggaaatggagaaaaataataaaaacaatcaatGTTCAGGTTCTTTTGTTCCTACCTGGGATTTTCTAaaggtcttcttttctttttttacttattcactttacatcccactaaTTGTCCCTTCCAAgtcagccccctccccccaaattaaAAATCTTATTGAGAATTCAGTATGTTCAAAAGACCACAAGATTATGGGTGAGACCTATATCACTACCTTAAGGCTagataaaaatgaacattttttatttttcctcgaTTTACAGGTAGATGCTGAGAACAAGACATCCATGAAATGGGTACTAAGCATGCAACCAACAGCTCAGAGTTCCAAGTCTCTGAGTTCATTCTACTGGGATTCCCAGGCATTCATGAATTCCAGATCTGGTTGTCCTTGCCTATGGCTCTACTTTACATCATAGCTCTTGGTGCTAATTTCCTTATCTTGATCACCATCTACCTTGAGCCTAACCTGCATCAGTCAATGTATCAGTTTCTTGGTATCTTGGCTGTAGTGGATATTGGTTTGGCTACCACCAGCATGCCCAAAATACTGGCCATCTTGTGGTTTGATGCCAAGACCATCAGCCTCCCTGAGTGTTTTGCTCAGATCTATGCTATCCACACTTTTATGTCCATGGAGTCAGGCGTCTTTCTATGCATGGCAATAGATAGATATGTAGCCATTTGTTATCCCCTCCAGTATCCTTCCATAGTCACTGAAGCTTTTGTAATCAAAGCCACATTGTCCATGATGCTCAGGAGTGGCCTGTTAACCATCCCAGTGCCTGTACTAGCTGCCCAGAGACAATACTGCTCCAGGAATGAAATAGACCACTGCCTTTGCTCTAACTTGGGGGTCATTAGTCTGGCCTGTGATGATATCACTGTTAACAGGAACTGCCAGTTGACATTGGCCTGGTTGATACTTGGAATTGACATGATTCTGGTCTGTGTTTCCTATGCTTTGATTATTCGCTCAGTGCTGAGGCTGAACTCCACTGAGGCAGTATCTAAGGCCCTCAGTACCTGCAGTTCCCACCTCATCCTCATTATGTTTTACTACACAGCTATTGTTATTCTATCTGTTACTCACCTAGCAGGAAGAAGGGTTCCCCTCATCCCTGTTCTCCTCAATGTGATGCATATTGTTATCCCTCCATCCCTTAACCCCATGGTATATGCCCTTAGGACACAGGAGCTGAAGGTGGGCTTCCGGAAGGTTTTTGACTTGAGTCATTATGTGTCCAGGAAGTAAACCAGTGAAATAACACTGAATGCAGGAAAAAGGAAGTATAGACTTGGACCCTAAAATACCTTATTAAAATTCCACCACAACTTCCAGGGGCATCTACTCAAGTTTACACTGTATGTGTAAAGTGCTGCTGGAAGTTTTTCATAAATGTTCCTTCTTACAGCCCACGATAGTGTATGATGTAGCTACTATTCTTTTTAAGTTCTGCAGAGATGGAAAATGGATTGGGAAACTTTCACGAGGTTGATGAGGAGGTTAAAACATGAGATTTGAACCCAAATCATCACCACAGTCTCTCCTCTTAACCTTTTCTCTCCATGCACCTCATTATTAGTTTTCAAAAGTTAAGATAATAAAACAAGGTAAGATTATATACTCTCATATTTTAGTAAAATGCCATATAGAGCATGGAAGTAGAGGTGAATGGCAACAATGGAATAATCAATTCTGCATCCATCAAAAGGAGGAAGATGGGAGCCACCGAGACTTAATGGTAAAAAGTACTTGTTGCCCttgtagaggaccagagtttgattcccaacacccacatagtgGTGCACAGTTGTGCTTAATTACAGTCACAGGGGATCTGATATTTGAGTATGCACTTGGTACCTAAAAGTACATACAGGCaagatactcatatacataatataaaatgaaataatctaaacaaaaaatgtttaaaaacaaaaggaggaTGTTCATGATTACAACTTGACTATGAGACAGAAAGTCTATCAGGAGTGTGAATATTCAGATGATATGACTGAGATACAATCAGGCCCTGGTAGATACTTTCTGAAAAGCATTTGAACAGTGTGCAAGAATTGTGTTTAACCACATGACAAACACTTGGACTCTGAAACCCTGCCACACACTAAAATAAGACTAAGTAATAACATATTGCCAATACATGTCTACAATGAAGAGAAACCAGAAGGGGGTTTTATCCctttttatccttttatttttcttctcttatacaATAATATATCCTGACCacatcctcccctccctccacttcttcCAGCCCTTCCTACCTCCTATCTACCCCATATCCACTAGCCCCACATTCCCCttcaaaaaagaccaaaaaacagAAGTTTGTATGAAGTTCATGTATAGAATAGAAAAATATTCCtgtgaaaaactgatttttctctttctttggagAAGATGAAATATTTGATTCTACATTGCCTTTTTGTTCTGAAATGTAACATTACAGAACAAAAATTTAAAGAGCAACTTTTAGATGATGAAAATCTGGGCATAGCCATGGTCTCTGGTTCCAGATAAGGGTTCGTCAGTTcttgaggaaaacaaagaaaccagaagcAATTCTCCATCACTGTAAACTATAGTACTTCCAAGTCCTCTAAAGGACACACTCCGTATAACTATCTAGTAAAAGTTGAACaaggtttctttcttcagttcaCAAACTCTTGAATTAATTTGCCCTGGAGCTCTACAAAGAATAAAGCAATGTATTAATAAAAAGTAAAGCACTCAACTTGATTTAAACTTCTCTAGTGAAATATAAAAGTTCTGTGGAGGTCAATATTCGCTGGCACATAAAGCACAATAGAAGTTCTATAGGAAAGTGATGCTTGACTAGAACAGAGAACAAATAGACTAAATTTCTTTTTGTTACCTATTTAAATATCCAAGAGTGGAGTAACAAAGATGAAATATTGGATCAGGACAAGGCATAGATTTCCTGACACAATACCATGGCATTATGATAGATTCTGGGAAAAGAACAACCGTGCCAATAATTTGGAAACCCAAATGTGAGAAGTTTAGACCACTGACAGTTAAGCAGTTGAATCATCCTTCCTACAGGAAAGTAAGTTAGATGGCGTGGTCATCCTCTGTGgataagacagaattttacagtgtgcatttctctaaAGTTCTTCAATCATACTAAGACTATGTTAGTCAACGTTCCTTCATTGTTACAAAGTGTTTGAAAAGAACAACTTCAAGAAGAAAAACTTTGGTCTTATATTTTCAGGTGATGCTCAGCTGGCTCCATTGCTTTCAGGTCTGTGACAAAGCAGAAGTATCAGAGCAAAAAGACATGTATAAGAAAGTTGGTCATTTCATGGTCTTCAGAAAGTAGAGAGACTAGGGAAGGTTTATGGACAAAACCCTTTGAGTCCATGCTCCAAGTAACTTATGTGCTTTAACTAGGCACCATTTCGTAAGAGCTGATGCACCTATAAACCTATCAATAGATTAATTTGTTGATGATGTTCATACTTTTATAATCCAATTGCCTCTCAATATTGCCATGAGCTAGGGACCATGCCTTCAATACATGAGCCTTTCGAGAAGAATCTTTATATCTTAACTATACCATTTTATGCCTAACCCACAAAGACCCATGTCCATCAATACATATCCATCTCCTAATGCAAAATGCATAGCCTTTCATGAGTTCCTAAGGTTTCAATATTTCAACATTTCTCAAAGCTCCAAATCCCCCTTGAGACTCAAGGCAGACTCTTCCTATGAACCTAaaaataaccagaaagaaaattACACACTTCAAAATGCAATGGTAGAGAACAAACATGCTCATTCCAGAAAGGAGGGACATTAAAAAGATCAAAACCAGCAAGAGAGGAATGAACTTGAAACTCCATGTCCATCATCAAGGGCACATGGTTCTGTTATAAAATCTAAAGGTCTGAGAGAGCCCCATTCCGTGGGTTTCCTGGGAATAGTCCACAGGGCATCTCTTTTGGGTTAGTTCTGCTTACTGGGGAGCTTTCTTTCCTCAGAATATCTTCAAAGTTCTTGGCATCTATGTCTTGTAGGTGTCTTGAATATAGCTTTTACTTGCTTTCATGGTTATATGCACTGTCATCTAAAGGTCTGCCTATAGAGATTCTAACTGTTACACTGCTTATCCTCTCAGGTCTATCTTTGGGTAGATGCCTCCATGACTTCCCAATTCTTGGATTCTGCAGGTCTACAAACCAAAACTGATGGTCTAATGCTAAGAGGAGCAGTGAGACTCTTAGCCTATTAATTAATGAAATAGCACATAAAGAAAATTCAAGGCAGTTCTGTGATACCATTCATAACTCTTAGATCAATAGAGAGTAAAAGTGGTTCTAAAATATTGGAAATTGAGTAGGAAGACAGGGAAGCAACTTAGAAAACTATAAACCATCATTCCCTATGATGTCTGAAGAAAAAGCTGCATCATAAATCAAGCCATTAACTCAAATGTCGAAGGTATACAGTGACATCCCAGGATTGTCTACTAACAAGGAAAACAACCACACAGCCAATGACTAAGTCTCTGGCACATACTTCCTCTGCCCCCTGCCCCAATTCATTGCTCtaatgtttcccttcagaaaatggCAGTTCCCTAGGGGTATCAGCCAAATATATAACAAGGTGTAATAAGATGAGGCATAAACCCTCATAACAGGGCTGGGTATGGCAACccagtaagagaaaaaaagagtgcTAAAAATGGCTAAAAGAGCCAAAGATAACCCcaattcccactgttaggagcaCCATAAGAATCCAAAGCTAAACAACCACAACATGTACTGAGAGGACCTAGTGCAGACCCATGTAGGCTCCAGGAGTGCTGCTTCTTTCCCTGCGAGTCCCAAAGAGCCctgtttagttgattctgtgagccATGTTCTCAcattgtccttgacctctctgaatCTGAAAATTCTTCCTCCACAGAGTTACCTggactctgcctaatgtttgactgAGCATCTCTAAATCTGCTCCAAGCTTATAGAGCTCCAAGCTGCAGAAGAAAGTGCCTCTGATGATGATTGGTctagacactgatctatgagtatagcagaatagcaTTAGCAATCACTTCAATTTTTTCATATTtgattctatcctaggtctctgggccatCTACCTTGCGGTTTCTAGTCATCCAAGCAGTTTTCAGCCTGGGCTTCATCTCCTGGCTTGGTCTGCAATTTAGACCATttattggttagccattcctACACGCTCTGATACATCATTATCCCAGCACCTCCCAACCCAATCAGGGCAGGTGGTAAGCCAAAAATTTTGtatctgggttggtgtcccagtcccaccactggaagccttgcctggttacagaagatggctggttcagtCTCTGTATCCTCCCTTACTAGGAGTCCTCCTTACAGTCACCCTTATAGGTTACAGGAAGGCTCCACTGTACTAGGTTTATATACTATCCCCTAAATGCCCCCTATTTCTATTCATCTTTTGCAGTAttctcaccccccacccctccatccCCTACCTGATCCTTCTTATTCTCATACCCACTGACCCCCGTCTACCCACAAGATCAATATGAtttcccttcccagggagatccatatGTCCCTCCCtggagccctccttgttacttagcctctttgGGTCTATGGAGTGGAGTGTGATTATCCtgtacttaacagctaatatccacttataagtgagtacacatcatgtttgtctctctgggtctgggttacctcattgaGGATGATCTGGTTACACATTTCCTATgtcatttttttaacagctgagtaataatacattgtgcaaatgtaccacattttctttatccattcttctgttaaagAATGTCTATCTCTGCTGCTTTCAGTTTCTGGATCTTATGAATAAAGCCACAGTAAACATGGTTGAGTAAATGTCATTGTGGTAAGATGGAGCATCCTTTGCATATATGCCtatgagtggtatagctggtccTTGAGGTACActgattcccaattttctgagtaactgccatattgattttcatgtgatagtatacataactgaccccaaaattctactaTGGGACTCCTAttgctgataaacatcttcagcacTGTGGCTGCATAcaagattaactcaaaaaaaaaaaaatcagaagcccTCTATATACAAAcggctaagaaagaaatcaggaaaacaacatccttcatagtagtcacaaataataaaatagtttGGAGTAaccctaaccaagcaagtaaaggaCTTATGTAACAAAATcctcaagtctttaaagaaagaaatgcaaaaagTTATCAGAAGATGGACCAATCTCCCATACACATTGATTAGTAGAGTtaacatattaaaattaatcatccTATCAaattaatctacagattcaatacaattcctattaaaattccaacacaaatctTTACTGACcttgtgtagtggtttgaatatgcttggccaagggagtggtccttttggaataggtgtggccttgttggaggaagtgtgtcactgtggggtgggctgtAAGACCCCCCTCTTAACTTACTGGGAGACAGTCTTTCCAGGCTGCAATCAGATCAAGATGCAAAACTTCCAGTTCCTTCTATggtgtctgcctggacactgccatgcttcctgccatgatgttaatggactgaacctctaaaactgcaagctcaccccaattaaatgatgtcctttataagagttgccttggtcatggtgtctcttcacagcaatggaaaacctTACtaggacagaagttggtaccagggatttGGATATttttgtgataggcctgaccttgtttttgtttggaggaatatgATTtgaggactttggatttggaaagccatggaatTCTTTAAGTGGAACTTAATGGACCATCCTGTAGGAATATTATAGGCTTAGGTTTTTCAAAAACGACTTTAATAAGGGCTCTTAAATACTTAACCTCCCTTATAGACCACCAACTAAAGCTAGGAAAAACGGATCATAAGACAATGGGgacatggacctgtttagaagtagttctttggggtgattctaATCTTTGTTGTCAGAATATCAGCAGACAGTCAACAGTGTCATAAAACACGAATCACAATGTCAGTCCAGTCCCCAAATTTAGCAGTGGctaaatccagaaaaaaaaaaaaaaaaacagagaggctCAATGGATTGGTGAATCAGCACAAGTCCATGAAAGCAGCAAGGTAAGTTCACTGGTACATTTCTGTCAATGAACTCAAAACAACCAAAGATCAGTGCTGCAGGGCAAGGCAAACCAGTGCCAGGGAATCATCAGCAAGGACCATTATCCTCAAAGACCAATGACCAGGGAAGAATTGCAAGGTGAACCAACGCAATCTCATTGTCTACTGTCTTttgggttatacttatactctttccaatcATCATGTGTTTTCTCAAGTGTCCACTCCAGGAAAACATCCCTTGCTCTTTCACCAGACAGCTTCCAAAAAAATCACATAACACAACTGAGTCTCTAATGAAACcataaatttccacttcagaatATGGAACACAGtgatgctgagggtgatttgaactctggaGACTGTTCTTCTGATGTTTTGGTGAAAAATATTGCTGCTTTATGCCCTTGTCTGAGGAACCTACTTAAGGCTAAGGTGAGGTATTTCAATTAATTGTATTGACAAAGCAAGTCTC
This Mus musculus strain C57BL/6J chromosome 7, GRCm38.p6 C57BL/6J DNA region includes the following protein-coding sequences:
- the Olfr689 gene encoding olfactory receptor 689, which produces MGTKHATNSSEFQVSEFILLGFPGIHEFQIWLSLPMALLYIIALGANFLILITIYLEPNLHQSMYQFLGILAVVDIGLATTSMPKILAILWFDAKTISLPECFAQIYAIHTFMSMESGVFLCMAIDRYVAICYPLQYPSIVTEAFVIKATLSMMLRSGLLTIPVPVLAAQRQYCSRNEIDHCLCSNLGVISLACDDITVNRNCQLTLAWLILGIDMILVCVSYALIIRSVLRLNSTEAVSKALSTCSSHLILIMFYYTAIVILSVTHLAGRRVPLIPVLLNVMHIVIPPSLNPMVYALRTQELKVGFRKVFDLSHYVSRK